From Streptomyces sp. HUAS MG91, the proteins below share one genomic window:
- a CDS encoding ROK family glucokinase, which translates to MGLTIGVDIGGTKIAAGVVDEEGNILSTFKVPTPSTPDGIVDAIASAVEGARAGHEIVGVGIGAAGYVNRQRSTVYFAPNIDWRQEPLKEKVEGRVGLPVVVENDANAAAWGEYKFGAGKGHRNVICITLGTGLGGGIIIGNKLRRGHFGVAAEFGHIRMVPDGLLCGCGSQGCWEQYASGRALVRYARQRANATPESAEYLLSLGDGTPEGIEGKHISMAARQGDLVAVDSYRELARWAGAGLADLASLFDPSAFIVGGGLSDEGELVLDPIRRSYKRWLVGGNWRPVADVIAAQLGNKAGLVGAADLAREPDPVM; encoded by the coding sequence ATGGGACTCACCATCGGCGTCGATATCGGCGGCACGAAGATCGCGGCCGGCGTGGTCGACGAGGAGGGGAACATCCTCTCCACGTTCAAGGTGCCGACGCCTTCCACGCCTGACGGGATCGTGGACGCGATCGCCTCGGCCGTGGAAGGTGCCAGGGCCGGACACGAGATCGTCGGCGTCGGCATCGGTGCCGCCGGATACGTCAACCGTCAGCGCTCCACCGTGTACTTCGCGCCGAACATCGACTGGCGCCAGGAGCCGCTCAAGGAGAAGGTCGAGGGCCGCGTAGGCCTGCCCGTCGTCGTGGAGAACGACGCGAACGCGGCGGCCTGGGGCGAGTACAAGTTCGGCGCCGGCAAGGGCCACCGCAACGTCATCTGCATCACGCTCGGCACCGGCCTCGGCGGCGGCATCATCATCGGCAACAAGCTGCGCCGCGGCCACTTCGGCGTCGCCGCCGAGTTCGGCCACATCCGCATGGTGCCGGACGGCCTGCTGTGCGGCTGCGGTTCGCAGGGCTGCTGGGAGCAGTACGCGTCCGGGCGCGCCCTGGTGCGCTACGCCCGCCAGCGGGCCAACGCGACGCCGGAGAGCGCCGAGTACCTGCTGTCGCTCGGCGACGGCACCCCCGAGGGCATCGAAGGCAAGCACATCTCCATGGCCGCCCGGCAGGGCGACCTGGTGGCCGTCGACTCCTACCGCGAGCTGGCCCGCTGGGCCGGCGCGGGCCTGGCCGACCTGGCCTCGCTCTTCGACCCGTCGGCGTTCATCGTCGGCGGCGGCCTGTCGGACGAGGGCGAGCTGGTCCTCGACCCGATCCGCAGGTCGTACAAGCGCTGGCTGGTCGGCGGCAACTGGCGGCCGGTGGCCGACGTGATCGCGGCCCAGCTCGGCAACAAGGCGGGCCTGGTCGGCGCCGCCGACCTGGCGCGGGAGCCCGACCCCGTCATGTGA
- a CDS encoding DUF5304 domain-containing protein, which produces MSDATEKPVDADAWEKACAEDLAEEKARRRAEHGAPPGSAAEELKKLVDAVADKISEFSGLSGGQAPFLGSVAQGTAEQVARQVVRQARSVVEPVIERNSDVFDHLAAAGSELLAAYRSAVEGQERRWTKGSQEPRPPQPRKGQDEGPGGEQIDLD; this is translated from the coding sequence ATGAGCGACGCCACCGAGAAGCCCGTAGACGCCGATGCGTGGGAGAAGGCGTGTGCCGAGGACCTCGCTGAGGAGAAGGCCCGCCGCCGCGCCGAGCACGGGGCGCCGCCCGGCTCGGCCGCCGAGGAGCTGAAGAAGCTCGTCGACGCGGTCGCCGACAAGATCTCCGAGTTCTCCGGTCTCTCCGGCGGCCAGGCCCCCTTCCTCGGCTCCGTCGCGCAGGGCACCGCCGAGCAGGTCGCCCGGCAGGTCGTGCGGCAGGCCAGGTCCGTCGTCGAGCCCGTCATCGAGCGCAACTCCGACGTCTTCGACCACCTCGCCGCCGCCGGGTCCGAGCTGCTCGCCGCCTACCGCTCCGCGGTCGAGGGCCAGGAGCGGCGCTGGACCAAGGGTTCCCAGGAGCCCCGGCCGCCCCAGCCCCGCAAGGGGCAGGACGAAGGCCCCGGCGGGGAGCAAATCGACCTCGACTGA
- a CDS encoding long-chain fatty acid--CoA ligase, whose translation MREFSLPALYEVPADGNLTDIVRRNAAQHPDVAVIGRKTDGTWQDVTATAFLAEVRAAAKGLIASGVQAGDRVGLMSRTRYEWTLLDFAIWSAGAVTVPVYETSSPEQIQWILGDSGAVGIVVESDAHSAAVDSVRGTLPHLAHVWQIDAGGVEELNRAGAEVPDTTVDERSAVAKADDPATIVYTSGTTGRPKGCVLTHRSFFAECGNVVERLKPLFRTGECSVLLFLPVAHVFGRLVQVASLMAPIKLGHAPDIKNLTDELAAFRPTLILGVPRVFEKVYNSARAKAQADGKGRIFDKAADTAIEYSRALDTPKGPSLALKLKYKTFDKLVYSKLRAVLGGRGEYAISGGAPLGERLGHFFRGIGFTVLEGYGLTESCAATAFNPWDRQKIGTVGQPLPGSVVRIADDGEVLLHGEHLFTGYWNNEGATEEALADGWFHTGDIGTLDEDGYLRITGRKKEIIVTAGGKNVAPAVIEDRIRAHALVAECMVVGDGRPFVGALVTIDEEFLGKWVTDHGKPSGSTVASLREDADLLAAIQSAVDDGNAAVSKAESVRKFRILGAQFTEESGHLTPSLKLKRNVVAKDYADEIEAIYRA comes from the coding sequence TTGCGCGAGTTCAGCCTTCCGGCTTTGTACGAGGTCCCTGCCGACGGCAATCTGACCGACATCGTCCGCAGAAACGCCGCGCAGCATCCGGACGTCGCCGTCATCGGCCGCAAGACCGACGGTACCTGGCAGGACGTCACCGCGACCGCCTTCCTCGCCGAGGTCCGCGCCGCGGCCAAGGGCCTGATCGCCTCCGGTGTGCAGGCGGGCGACCGCGTCGGCCTCATGTCCCGTACGCGCTACGAGTGGACGCTGCTCGACTTCGCCATCTGGAGCGCGGGCGCGGTCACCGTCCCGGTCTACGAGACCAGCTCGCCGGAGCAGATCCAGTGGATCCTCGGTGACTCCGGCGCCGTCGGGATCGTCGTCGAGTCGGACGCGCACTCCGCGGCCGTCGACTCCGTGCGCGGCACGCTGCCGCACCTCGCGCACGTCTGGCAGATCGACGCGGGCGGGGTCGAGGAGCTGAACCGGGCCGGCGCCGAGGTGCCGGACACCACGGTCGACGAGCGCAGCGCCGTCGCCAAGGCCGACGACCCAGCGACCATCGTCTACACCTCGGGCACCACGGGCCGCCCCAAGGGCTGTGTGCTGACCCACCGCAGCTTCTTCGCGGAGTGCGGCAATGTGGTGGAGCGCCTGAAGCCGCTGTTCCGCACGGGCGAGTGTTCGGTCCTCCTCTTCCTCCCGGTGGCGCACGTCTTCGGCCGGCTGGTGCAGGTGGCCTCGCTGATGGCCCCGATCAAGCTGGGCCACGCCCCGGACATCAAGAACCTCACCGACGAGCTGGCGGCCTTCCGCCCGACCCTGATCCTCGGTGTCCCGCGTGTCTTCGAGAAGGTCTACAACTCGGCGCGGGCCAAGGCGCAGGCCGACGGCAAGGGCAGGATCTTCGACAAGGCCGCGGACACGGCGATCGAGTACAGCCGCGCGCTCGACACCCCCAAGGGCCCGTCGCTGGCGCTGAAGCTGAAGTACAAGACGTTCGACAAGCTGGTCTACAGCAAGCTGCGGGCCGTGCTCGGCGGGCGCGGCGAGTACGCGATCTCCGGCGGCGCGCCGCTCGGCGAGCGGCTCGGCCACTTCTTCCGCGGCATCGGCTTCACGGTCCTGGAGGGCTACGGCCTCACCGAGTCCTGCGCGGCCACCGCCTTCAACCCGTGGGACCGGCAGAAGATCGGCACGGTCGGCCAGCCGCTGCCGGGCTCGGTGGTCCGGATCGCCGACGACGGCGAGGTGCTGCTGCACGGCGAGCACCTGTTCACGGGCTACTGGAACAACGAGGGCGCGACGGAAGAGGCCCTGGCCGACGGCTGGTTCCACACCGGTGACATCGGCACCCTCGACGAGGACGGGTACCTGCGGATCACCGGCCGCAAGAAGGAGATCATCGTGACGGCCGGCGGCAAGAACGTCGCCCCCGCCGTCATCGAGGACCGCATCCGCGCGCACGCGCTGGTCGCCGAGTGCATGGTCGTCGGGGACGGGCGGCCGTTCGTCGGCGCGCTCGTCACGATCGACGAGGAGTTCCTCGGCAAGTGGGTCACCGACCACGGCAAGCCCTCCGGGTCGACGGTGGCGTCGCTGCGCGAGGACGCCGATCTGCTGGCCGCGATCCAGTCGGCGGTGGACGACGGGAACGCCGCCGTGTCCAAGGCCGAGTCGGTCCGCAAGTTCCGCATCCTGGGGGCGCAGTTCACCGAGGAGTCGGGGCACTTGACGCCGTCGCTGAAGCTGAAGCGAAACGTTGTGGCGAAGGACTACGCCGACGAGATCGAGGCCATCTACCGGGCCTGA
- a CDS encoding 1-acyl-sn-glycerol-3-phosphate acyltransferase, translating into MKVAIGGPLKLGFRPWVEGLENIPATGPAILASNHLSFSDSFFLPTMLDRKVTFIAKAEYFTTPGVKGKLTAAFFKGVGQLPVDRSGSRGAGEAAIKSGIEVLERGELFGIYPEGTRSPDGRLYRGKPGGLARVALATGAPVIPVAMIDTEKIQPPGKVLPKLMRPGIRIGKPLDFTRYQGMEGDRFVLRAVTDEVMYEIMKLSGQEYVDMYATAAKRQIAEAAKAEKETQKEAQKEAQKEAQKEAQKSGEKDGERGRRELPDRP; encoded by the coding sequence ATGAAGGTGGCCATCGGGGGGCCGCTCAAGCTCGGCTTCCGGCCGTGGGTGGAGGGTCTGGAGAACATTCCGGCCACCGGCCCGGCGATCCTGGCCAGCAACCACCTCTCCTTCTCCGACTCCTTCTTCCTGCCGACGATGCTCGACCGCAAGGTCACCTTCATCGCGAAGGCCGAGTACTTCACCACTCCGGGGGTCAAGGGCAAGCTGACGGCCGCCTTCTTCAAGGGCGTCGGGCAGTTGCCGGTGGACCGCTCCGGTTCGCGCGGCGCGGGCGAGGCCGCCATCAAGAGCGGCATCGAGGTCCTGGAGCGCGGCGAGCTGTTCGGCATCTACCCGGAGGGCACGCGCTCGCCCGACGGTCGGCTCTACCGCGGCAAGCCCGGCGGTCTCGCGCGCGTGGCGCTGGCCACCGGCGCGCCCGTCATCCCGGTCGCGATGATCGACACGGAGAAGATCCAGCCGCCGGGCAAGGTGCTGCCCAAGCTCATGCGCCCGGGCATCCGCATCGGCAAGCCGCTCGACTTCACCCGCTACCAGGGCATGGAGGGCGACCGGTTCGTGCTGCGGGCCGTGACCGACGAGGTCATGTACGAGATCATGAAGCTCTCCGGCCAGGAGTACGTCGACATGTACGCGACCGCCGCCAAGCGGCAGATCGCGGAGGCGGCGAAGGCCGAGAAGGAAACACAGAAAGAAGCACAGAAAGAAGCGCAGAAGGAAGCGCAGAAGGAAGCGCAGAAGTCCGGGGAGAAGGACGGGGAGCGGGGCAGACGGGAATTGCCAGACAGGCCCTAG
- a CDS encoding CU044_5270 family protein — MTDREFDLALDELSTWEGDAAPLDPAARHRVRTRLLSAMETRRRPLWQRTGPRIAVSGLATAAIAATVLVAVRDDGGSAAARPATAQRTEQPAMRPVSARTVLTGAAAYDREHSQAPTTPPRDDQFIYTKEIVKETNRKTGGTRTYVDEIWRSVDGSQRSWIMEIGKGWWSEPLKKNESSWPPQDWRTLEKLPTDPDRLILSLLHKTGGSARNGSLDGITDQDWSLIHFSLAGLLKLVPVMPEGLRPAAFEALGKVPGVKTVPNQKDAKGRTGVAITYDDPTLPKGVTSFGGYFIFDPRTYEFLGSEDDRSSGDGAKKKTYTQLSYLDSWAITDKVKQRP; from the coding sequence ATGACTGACCGCGAATTCGATCTGGCCCTCGACGAACTGAGCACCTGGGAGGGGGACGCCGCGCCCCTCGACCCCGCCGCCCGCCACCGGGTCCGTACCCGCCTGCTGTCCGCGATGGAGACCCGCCGCCGCCCGCTGTGGCAGCGGACCGGTCCGCGGATCGCCGTGTCGGGCCTGGCCACAGCCGCGATCGCCGCGACCGTGCTGGTGGCGGTGCGCGACGACGGCGGTTCCGCCGCCGCCCGGCCGGCCACGGCCCAGCGGACCGAACAGCCCGCGATGCGGCCGGTGTCGGCCCGGACCGTGCTGACCGGAGCCGCCGCCTACGACCGCGAGCACTCCCAGGCCCCCACGACACCACCGCGCGACGACCAGTTCATCTACACCAAGGAGATCGTCAAGGAGACGAACCGGAAGACGGGCGGGACCAGGACGTACGTCGACGAGATCTGGCGCTCGGTCGACGGCTCGCAGCGCTCCTGGATCATGGAGATCGGCAAGGGCTGGTGGTCGGAGCCCCTGAAGAAGAACGAGAGTTCCTGGCCGCCGCAGGACTGGCGGACGCTGGAGAAGCTGCCCACCGACCCGGACAGGCTGATCCTCTCGCTGCTCCACAAGACCGGCGGGTCCGCCAGGAACGGCTCGCTCGACGGCATCACCGACCAGGACTGGTCCCTCATCCACTTCAGCCTCGCCGGACTGCTCAAGCTCGTCCCGGTGATGCCCGAGGGCCTGCGCCCGGCGGCGTTCGAGGCCCTCGGCAAGGTGCCGGGGGTGAAGACGGTGCCGAACCAGAAGGACGCGAAGGGCCGGACCGGCGTGGCGATCACGTACGACGACCCGACGCTCCCCAAGGGCGTCACCAGCTTCGGCGGCTACTTCATCTTCGACCCGAGGACCTACGAGTTCCTGGGCTCCGAGGACGACCGCTCCTCCGGTGACGGCGCGAAGAAGAAGACGTACACCCAGCTCTCCTACCTGGACAGCTGGGCGATCACCGACAAGGTGAAGCAGCGCCCGTAG
- a CDS encoding endonuclease/exonuclease/phosphatase family protein: MDSGSLRDLSELPNSGTEPDGSAVIRVLSYNIRSMRDSPVALARVMKACAPDLVLIQEAPRFFRWRKQLARLARAANLVYLSGGGSAAGPALLCSLRATVERTEDVLLPLTPGLHRRGFATAVVRFGGARLGVISCHLSLQKDERYAQGGLLLDRIAELGVEHAVAGGDLNERPDGRTFRRLGAALQDCWAKAPWGGEYTSTPDDPHQRIDAILATKGVEVLGCGVPDFLDTDELRAATDHLPVLAALRIPAA, from the coding sequence ATGGACTCCGGCTCCCTCAGAGATCTTTCCGAACTGCCCAACTCCGGTACGGAACCCGACGGTTCGGCCGTCATCCGCGTCCTCAGCTACAACATCCGCTCGATGCGCGACAGCCCGGTCGCCCTCGCCCGGGTGATGAAGGCCTGCGCCCCTGACCTGGTGCTCATCCAGGAGGCGCCGCGGTTCTTCCGCTGGCGCAAGCAGCTCGCCCGGCTCGCCCGCGCCGCGAACCTGGTCTACCTCTCCGGCGGCGGCAGCGCCGCCGGGCCCGCGCTGCTCTGCTCCCTGCGCGCCACCGTCGAGCGCACCGAGGACGTGCTGCTCCCGCTCACCCCCGGCCTGCACCGACGCGGCTTCGCCACCGCCGTCGTACGGTTCGGCGGCGCACGGCTCGGCGTGATCAGCTGCCACCTGAGCCTGCAGAAGGACGAGCGGTACGCGCAGGGCGGGCTGCTGCTCGACCGGATCGCGGAGCTGGGCGTCGAGCACGCCGTCGCGGGCGGCGACCTCAACGAGCGGCCGGACGGGCGGACCTTCCGGCGCCTCGGCGCGGCGCTCCAGGACTGCTGGGCGAAGGCGCCCTGGGGCGGCGAGTACACCTCGACGCCGGACGACCCCCATCAGCGGATCGACGCGATCCTGGCCACCAAGGGCGTGGAGGTGCTGGGGTGCGGGGTGCCGGACTTCCTCGACACGGACGAACTGAGGGCGGCCACGGACCATCTGCCGGTCCTGGCCGCCCTCAGAATCCCCGCCGCGTGA
- a CDS encoding SRPBCC family protein, translated as MAEHTSSSITIEAAPADVMGVIADFARYPDWTGEVKEAEVLETDDAGRAEQVRLVMDAGAIKDDQVLKYTWTGPNEVSWSLVKSQMLRSLDGSYVLTPTGSGTEVTYSLTVDVKIPLLGMIKRKAEKVITDRALAGLKKWVESGAAK; from the coding sequence ATGGCGGAACACACCAGTTCGAGCATCACGATCGAGGCGGCACCGGCCGATGTCATGGGGGTGATCGCCGACTTCGCCCGCTATCCGGACTGGACGGGCGAGGTGAAGGAGGCCGAGGTCCTCGAGACCGACGACGCCGGCCGCGCCGAGCAGGTCCGGCTCGTCATGGACGCCGGCGCGATCAAGGACGACCAGGTCCTGAAGTACACCTGGACCGGTCCGAACGAGGTGTCCTGGTCGCTGGTGAAGTCGCAGATGCTGCGCTCCCTCGACGGGTCCTACGTCCTCACCCCCACCGGCTCGGGCACCGAGGTCACCTACTCCCTGACCGTCGACGTGAAGATCCCGCTGCTCGGGATGATCAAGCGCAAGGCCGAGAAGGTCATCACGGACCGCGCGCTCGCCGGACTGAAGAAGTGGGTGGAGTCGGGCGCCGCCAAGTAG
- a CDS encoding ArsA-related P-loop ATPase: MRTLFVTGPGGSGTTSVASATALRAARDGARVRLIGSDPTGTADDLPGVTVTRLTPADDFRADLLALQERAASGLDLLGASRLDGDELTALPGAEELALLRALRDSADGPYDLVVVDLPAAPHAVALLALPEQLRRYLRRLLPAERQAARALRPVLGRLAGVPMPAEWLYEAATRWDGELAAAQAVIDAADTSVRLVVEPTEAAAEILRTTVAGLALHGLRLDAVLANRLLPDGSTDPWLADAAARQRKIVAEWQHETHGIAHLGRDPRPADLDVPPPTAAVPAVTWPVEDRLADDGVLVWRIPLPGAVREELSLVRRGDELVIGAGPFRRIVPLPSAPRRCTVAGAGLVDGELCVRFAPDPDLWPQAR, translated from the coding sequence ATGCGCACCCTCTTCGTCACCGGCCCCGGCGGTTCCGGCACGACGTCCGTCGCCTCCGCCACCGCTCTCCGGGCCGCCCGGGACGGCGCGCGCGTCCGCCTGATCGGTTCGGACCCCACGGGCACCGCGGACGATCTCCCCGGCGTCACCGTCACCCGGCTCACCCCGGCCGACGACTTCCGCGCCGATCTGCTCGCGCTCCAGGAGCGGGCCGCCTCCGGACTCGATCTGCTGGGCGCCTCCCGGCTCGACGGCGACGAACTCACCGCGCTGCCCGGAGCCGAGGAGCTGGCCCTGCTGCGCGCCCTGCGCGACAGCGCCGACGGACCGTACGACCTCGTCGTCGTCGACCTCCCGGCCGCCCCGCACGCCGTCGCCCTGCTCGCCCTGCCCGAGCAGCTGCGCCGCTATCTGCGCCGGCTGCTGCCCGCCGAACGGCAGGCCGCCCGCGCGCTGCGGCCCGTCCTCGGCCGGCTCGCCGGAGTGCCGATGCCCGCGGAGTGGCTGTACGAGGCCGCCACCCGCTGGGACGGCGAACTCGCCGCCGCGCAGGCCGTGATCGACGCCGCCGACACCTCCGTACGCCTCGTCGTCGAGCCCACCGAGGCCGCCGCCGAGATCCTGCGCACCACCGTCGCCGGGCTCGCGCTGCACGGGCTGCGCCTCGACGCGGTGCTCGCCAACCGCCTCCTGCCCGACGGCTCCACCGACCCCTGGCTCGCCGACGCCGCGGCCCGGCAGCGCAAGATCGTCGCCGAGTGGCAGCACGAGACGCACGGGATCGCGCACCTGGGGCGCGACCCGCGCCCCGCCGACCTGGACGTGCCGCCGCCCACGGCCGCCGTACCCGCGGTGACCTGGCCCGTCGAGGACCGGCTCGCGGACGACGGCGTACTGGTCTGGCGGATCCCGCTGCCCGGCGCCGTCCGCGAGGAGCTGAGCCTGGTGCGCCGGGGCGACGAGCTGGTCATCGGGGCCGGCCCCTTCCGCCGGATCGTCCCGCTGCCCTCCGCCCCGCGCCGCTGCACCGTCGCCGGAGCCGGTCTGGTCGACGGGGAACTGTGCGTACGGTTCGCGCCCGACCCGGATCTGTGGCCGCAAGCACGGTGA
- a CDS encoding alpha/beta fold hydrolase, with protein MPVLPGAEPYRHDGGEIGVLLCHGFTGTPQSLRPWAEYLAERGLTVSLPLLPGHGTRWEDLAVTAWQDWYAEVDRALRDLRERCARVFVFGLSMGGALALRLAARHGDDVAGLVLVNPGNKVHGLAAHALPVARHLVPSIKGIASDIAKEGSEEVGYDRVPLHAAHQLRHFFRLVDRELPQVTQPLVVLHSVRDHVVPPADSARVLSRVSSTDVTEILLEQSYHVATLDHDADRIFDESVAFIDRIAPRAGQTSGEGGTGPGESAEGTASGG; from the coding sequence GTGCCGGTCCTTCCTGGAGCCGAGCCGTACCGCCACGACGGCGGCGAGATCGGCGTCCTCCTCTGTCACGGCTTCACCGGAACACCCCAGTCCCTGCGCCCCTGGGCGGAGTATCTGGCGGAGCGCGGTCTGACCGTCTCGCTCCCCCTGCTGCCCGGGCACGGCACCCGCTGGGAGGACCTTGCGGTCACCGCCTGGCAGGACTGGTACGCGGAGGTGGACCGCGCCCTTCGCGATCTCAGGGAGCGCTGCGCGCGGGTCTTCGTCTTCGGTCTGTCGATGGGCGGCGCGCTCGCGCTGCGGCTCGCGGCCCGCCATGGGGACGACGTGGCGGGTCTCGTTCTGGTGAACCCGGGGAACAAGGTGCACGGCCTGGCCGCGCACGCGCTCCCCGTCGCGCGGCATCTGGTCCCCAGCATCAAGGGCATCGCCAGCGACATCGCCAAGGAGGGCTCGGAGGAGGTCGGCTACGACCGGGTGCCGCTGCACGCCGCGCACCAGCTGCGCCACTTCTTCCGGCTCGTCGACCGTGAGCTGCCGCAGGTGACCCAGCCGCTGGTGGTGCTGCACAGCGTGCGGGACCACGTGGTGCCGCCCGCCGACTCCGCGCGCGTGCTCAGCCGTGTCTCGTCGACGGACGTCACCGAGATTTTGCTGGAACAGAGCTACCACGTCGCGACGTTGGACCATGACGCGGACCGGATCTTCGACGAGAGCGTCGCGTTCATCGACCGGATCGCCCCCCGCGCCGGCCAGACCTCCGGCGAGGGCGGGACAGGCCCCGGCGAGAGCGCGGAAGGGACGGCCAGCGGTGGCTGA
- a CDS encoding metallophosphoesterase → MRVHVVSDVHGNSTDLARAGDGADAVVCLGDLVLFLDYADHSRGIFPDLFGKANASRLVELRTARRFDEAREFGARLWAGVDRRPAIEKAVRKQYAELFAAFPTPTYATYGNVDVPHLWSEYAGPGTTVLDGQRVEIGGRVFGFVGGGLRTPMRTPYEIDDEEYAAKIEAVGEVDVLCTHIPPEVPDLVYDTVARRFERGSRALLDAIRRTRPRYSLFGHVHQPLARRMRIGATECVNVGHFAGSGRPWALEW, encoded by the coding sequence ATGCGCGTTCATGTGGTCAGCGATGTGCACGGAAACTCCACCGACCTCGCACGGGCCGGAGACGGGGCGGACGCTGTCGTCTGCCTCGGTGACCTGGTGCTCTTCCTCGACTACGCGGATCACTCGCGCGGCATTTTCCCGGACTTGTTCGGAAAGGCGAACGCCTCCCGTCTCGTGGAGTTGCGCACCGCCCGCCGTTTCGACGAGGCACGGGAGTTCGGAGCGCGCCTGTGGGCGGGCGTCGACCGTAGGCCCGCCATCGAAAAAGCCGTGCGCAAGCAGTACGCGGAGCTGTTCGCCGCCTTCCCCACGCCGACGTACGCCACGTACGGAAATGTCGACGTCCCCCACCTGTGGAGCGAGTACGCCGGGCCGGGCACGACCGTGCTCGACGGACAGCGGGTCGAGATCGGCGGCCGCGTCTTCGGCTTCGTCGGCGGCGGCCTGCGCACCCCGATGCGCACCCCGTACGAGATCGACGACGAGGAGTACGCCGCGAAGATCGAGGCCGTCGGCGAGGTCGACGTGCTGTGCACCCACATCCCGCCCGAGGTGCCCGACCTGGTGTACGACACCGTGGCGCGGCGGTTCGAGCGCGGCAGCCGGGCCCTGCTCGACGCCATCCGCCGGACCCGCCCCCGCTACTCCCTGTTCGGCCACGTCCACCAGCCGCTGGCCCGGCGGATGCGGATCGGCGCCACGGAATGCGTCAACGTCGGCCATTTCGCGGGTTCGGGCAGGCCCTGGGCCCTGGAGTGGTGA